Below is a genomic region from Deltaproteobacteria bacterium.
GAGAGTTGACGGAACGGGGAGTGTTTAAAAAATTTGTTCCTTCCCATCCCGTTCTGTCCGTTGGCAACATCAGCTTCGGCGGCACGGGGAAGACCCCTCACGTGATCTGTATGGCAAACTACCTGATCGATAGGGGAAAGAGGGTCTGTGTGCTCACGAGGGGATACAAGCGCAAGGGCGCCGGTTACCGGTTCTTCAGGCAGGGCGAGGTACCCGAGTCGGTGGAAGCGGTGGGGGACGAGCCGTTCCTGCTGAAGAAGAGGGTTCCCGGCATAACGATGTGTGTGGGTGAGAGCAGGCACGAAAGCATGGATCGAGTGTTACGTGAAGAAGAGGTAGACCTTTTTTTACTGGATGATGGTTTTCAGCAGTTCCGCCTGGCCAAATCCTTCGATGCCGTTTTGCTGCGTTACCGTGAACTGGCTGCGCTCGACATTCGGGCAAAGCACTTCATGATGAGGGAATCACCCCTGTCTCTGCGCCACGCGGATTTCATCGTGATCACGAAGGTACCCGCCCCGTTTGAGTGTCAAAATCTGGATTTTCCCGGTTCGCGATACCTCGGTGAGGTGGAAAGGGCCTACACGCGCTACCGGGTCTCCTGCGTATCGACCAACGCGGGCAATGGAGCACAAGATTGGAAGGGAGTGGACTATTTCCTTTTTGGGGGAGTGGCGGATTTTTCCGGCCTTCTCGATACGGCTCGGGAGCACGGCATAGTGGTTGGCGGATTCCTCCCCCTTCCAGATCACGTCGATTATTCCGAGAGGACAATGGAAAGGATCAGGCATCTCTCCCGCGGGAGAACCCTGCTCACATCGGAAAAGGATATCGTCAAGCTCCCCTATGAGAGGTTCGGAGAAATTCACTCGATCTCAGTCGATGTGGAGTTTTTGCGGGGAAAGGAGCAATTTCTGGGCAGGGTCCTTGCGGCTGCGGAGGGAGTATGAACGCGCTTTTTTTCAGGAGGGTGATATCTTTGCTCGAAAGGATACCCCTGTCTCTGCTCATGCCGTTTTTTGAGACCCTCGGGTTGGTGTACTGTCTTTTCGACGGGAAACACAGGAAGATCGCGAAGATCAACCTTGACATCGCTTTTCCCGAAATGGAAGAGGAAAAGAAAAACATGATCATCAGGAACAGTTACAAAAATCTCTCGAGGATGGCTGCAGAGGTTATAAAAATCGGTCATCTTGACGATGAGTATTTGCGTGAGAACGTCATTTTCGAGGGATTGGAAAATATTCTCGGCCCCCACGGGGAGGGTACGGGAGTGTTCGCCGTTACGGCTCATTACGGCAACTGGGAGCTCATGGCTTCAACCTTCGGGAAGGTGGTAGCGAACATAGACGTGATCGTCAGGCCCCAGAGGGAAAGCTTCATTAACGACTATGTAAACAAAAAGCGGGAGCTCTTCGGCAACAGTGTCATCGTAAAGTTCGAATCGGCGCGGGAGGTAATCAGGAGAGTAAAAGGGGGGAGAATAATCGGCGTCCTCATGGACCAGGATACTCATTTGCACAGGGGGATCTTCGTGAACTTTTTCGGCCTGCCCGCATGCACCCTCGATGCTATCCCGAGAATAGCATTTGCCACGGGGGCGAAAATGGTTCCCGTTTTTCCTTTCAGGGACCCGCGGAATAAGTTTCGCCATACGGTGAGGTTTTATCCCCCCGTCAACCCCGATACTGAAGATCGAGATGACTTCGTTCGTCT
It encodes:
- the lpxK gene encoding tetraacyldisaccharide 4'-kinase: MLFLYNTLVRELTERGVFKKFVPSHPVLSVGNISFGGTGKTPHVICMANYLIDRGKRVCVLTRGYKRKGAGYRFFRQGEVPESVEAVGDEPFLLKKRVPGITMCVGESRHESMDRVLREEEVDLFLLDDGFQQFRLAKSFDAVLLRYRELAALDIRAKHFMMRESPLSLRHADFIVITKVPAPFECQNLDFPGSRYLGEVERAYTRYRVSCVSTNAGNGAQDWKGVDYFLFGGVADFSGLLDTAREHGIVVGGFLPLPDHVDYSERTMERIRHLSRGRTLLTSEKDIVKLPYERFGEIHSISVDVEFLRGKEQFLGRVLAAAEGV